A stretch of DNA from Gottschalkia acidurici 9a:
AAAAATATTCTATGATTTTCTTCAAGAACCCTCGCCTGAGCATGAATGTCGATTGATAGAATTCATTGGTGATTTGCATAAAGAAGAAGTGAATTATCTAGCTAATAAATTGCGGATTCAAAATGATCAATTAGATGATGCGAAACTGCAATCAATAAACTATGAAGAGTTTATTGAAAGTTGGGTTCATGAGATAAAAACACCTATTTCTTTAGCAACGTTTGTTTTGGAAAATCGTAAAGAAGAAATGTCAAAGCTGGTGTATCAAAGACTTGAGCATGCAAGAATTAATATTAGTGATGATGTTGAACAAATACTATTTTATGCAAGATTACAGGCATCACACGTTGACTACCGCTTAGAGCGAGTCTCGTTAGATCTTTGCTGTGAAGACGTACGCTTGGAACTCCAAGCATTATTTGAGGAAAAAGAAGTTATAGTTATTTCTCAGATAGAAGATGTCCCAATTGTATCCGATGAGAAGACGCTTCAGTTTATTTTTACACAAATATTGGTTAATGCAGTGAAATACTCTAATGAAGAAATCGAGAGCTTTATCTGGCTAAAAACTGGTTTTGATAGTGTAGAGAATAGGTATTATTTAAGAATCTCCGATAATGGTATTGGAGTGTTGAATTCTGATCTTCCTTTCATTTTTGACAAAGGATTTACAGGAGATAATTCTAATCGAAGCCAGTCTACTGGAATAGGACTATATCTTGTAAAGAAATTGTGTGATGAATTACAGATTGAAATTGAAGTTGAGTCTGAGTACGGAAAGGGTTTTGCAATCCAATTACTATTTCCGATAATTTAGGACGTGTTGGATTTGATGCCTAAGCAAGTAAGATCAATAATTTTATAATATTTTCTAGAATTTCAATGGTTTCATTTGTACTTCTGGTTTTGAGACATTTTATAGATGACATCCAGTATTCTTGATGATGACAACCTTAAAACGCAATTCCAAATATGAAAATCTAAAAGCTATTATTTTCAAATTAACTCAATATACATCTTTATAATCAGTTCTGAGTTAAGTATAACTCGGGATATGATTCATTGCCTATGCTAATCCTCACTTACAAAAAAAATTGGTCAAATTTATTGCTAGCTTCAAATGAGCAGTTTTTGTCATCTAAAGCCTCACAATATTAGCGGATTTGCTACAACGTACTCATGATTTTAAGAAAACTTTGATAGCTGTTCACATGTTAGCCTTACTCGTAAAAATCTCATTGAACAGCTTTTTTGCACAGGAAATCTTCGCCTGTTCAATCGGTTTGATACTCAGGATAAGCCCTTTATGCTACTTGCGACAAGAAAAGGACAGATTATAGATCATATCTAGGGATTTTATGATGTAACAATGTAGTATTGAAAGACTTTTGTTTATTAGAATCAATTATGAAATAATAAATTCTGATTATATCGCCTTCATGTTGAAAACTCTAAATAGTCAAAATGATAAGAAATTGATATTTGAGTTAGCTAATCAATTTTATTTTTATAAGATAATTCATGAATTTTCTAAAACAAATATTCCAGATGCTCGCGTACGCAAGCGAAAACGAGAAAAAAATTAAAAGAGTTAAAGGAGTTGATAATGAACTAGTTAAATCTACAAATGCCGAAATACCTACTATATAAGTTAAAAATATCATTCCAAGAGATAGTGCTATGCTTGAAAATAATATAGAAATTATTATTCCCTTCCTATAGAGCAATGTTCCGATAACTATACCTAGTAGTCCAGTGGTAAAAAGTAGTATTATTGTCTCATGCGCACTAACTATAGCAAGAATTAATGCAGAAGAAAAAATACAGTAAAACCAAGAGAAATATTAGAAACAGCAGCTATTGCAATAGGCAGAGTACTTAATGGACTTAAGGCCAACCCAATCGCGGGTAAAAATACAGGTGCTGACTGAAATAGTACAGCTATTGTTGTTAATATACCTCCAATACAAATAAACCTGCTTATATTCATTGTTTTCAATTTAAATGCCCCCTATCAGGTGATACTAGTATTTTAAATACTGATTGATACACGCATATTTCTGTATAAGCACTGAAGGTATTATACCTTCAGTGAAGGCTTTTATCATTTACATCAAGTCAGTTTCAAAATTGACGAGAGAATATGGTTGCTCTCTTGTTTGTTTTATATTTCGATTCCATAAATCCTAGAAAGAAATTTATCTGGTATTAAGTCTAATTTTATAGTTATGAATCATGGAACAATTTCAAAAACAGTACCCTGGTTAAGATCAGTCACATTCATAGAGCCATAAACTCCTAAATATAGTCTGGTTTGATCCAGATTCGTTCCCAAACTAGCATAAAAAGCTGATTGTGACCCAAAATTATAATCCGTTTCAATGACACTAAAATCACTTAGTTTACAATCTGTTCTTATCCTGGTATAAGCTAAAACACCTCTAATCGGAGGTTGAGATCCTTCATTCCGGGCAAAATCAGTAAACACAACGCTTCCAGCTAAACCGGGAATTCTATTCCCCATATATGACTGGACTCCTGTAAGTGCAGTTCCTCCAAACTTATCTGGTCGTGGATCTTTATGAAAGTAACTAGTTAGAGGCTGAAGACGCTGCACTGAAGTTTTTACTGCTTCATTATAATAAGCAACTGTTTTCTCATCTAAAGTTGGATTTGTAGAGCAGTCCCTTATGATCGAAGTAGGAAAAGAACCTTCCCACCCCCGCCAACCAAAGTTAATAAATCCCTCTTGGTCAAGATTAGATTTCATTAAAGAAGCTTGAATAAGTTGAGTAACCGGTATTGGCTTATAATGAACGAATGAAAAAATCGACTCTGCTAGATCCTGTCCGACAAATCCTACATATTTGATATACTGGTTATAAAACCTTTGAAATGAAATGCCAGGTATATTGCGAACCCCTTTGGCAATTACCGTAAGTGTTTCCTGAATAGGTACAGGAAGTTCATCAAAACGTGTGACTACCGGTGGATTATTGATAAATGTATTCTTAGTCACATCAATTTCAATTATTTTACCGGCGATTTCCATATCATTCTGGCTTAAATTAAATGGATCATAGCCTGATCCACCATCGCCGGTTGTTAAAACAAGTTTTCCTGTTTCAGGTGAAAAGTTTAAGCTATTGACACCATTATGATTAAAAAATGGTCTTCTTAAATTAAGTAATGTCCGTCGTTTTTGAGGTTGACCATAGGATAGTAAAATCCATTCTTCAACTGTATCAATATGATCATAGTTAACTTCTCTATTTATCCACTTCTGGTCTAAGGTTCTGGGGTCACATGGGTTAGGTTTAAAAGGTTCAGGAAGATCTTGTGAAACTTCTGAACTTGGAAGAGCACCTGGACCTTGTGTTCCAGCTACTGAATAATGAAGGTAAAACAACCCGTTATAATAAAATTGGGGATGAAATGCTAGACCTATCAATCCACGTTCGTCATATTTGCCACCAGAAAAACCTAGTTTTATGATTCTTGGACGAATATCTAAAAAAGTTCTTATAACCCCGTTTCCTATGTAAAAGATTTCTCCTACCTGGGTTGCAATAAATAATCTTTCCATTGAGTCACCTGGAAGTATAGCTGTTTTCAAAACGGTAGGCATATTTATCTTACCAGCAATAGGCCGTAAACTAACTCTAATTTTTTTTAACAACTAACTCTACACTCCTTTATATTATTTTCTTTTATAAGAATATGATTAGAAATGTTCTATTAGTACTAAATTGAGGTAGAGGAATCTGATGATGATTCCGCACCAGCATCGGAGAAATCCAAGTCAGTCATTAATTAAAAAGTAAAGAATCTTACATGATAAGGTTCTTTACTTTTTATTAGAGGTCTGGGTTATATATTTTCTTAAAATTTAAGAATTCTTAAGATATTTTAAAAGAAAATTTTAAGATTTGATATTTATACTAAAGTCATAAAATGATTATCAAAAACCGAACATCGTTAAATGTTCATAATTTAAGAAATAAGGAGAGACTTTAGTATGAAACTTATAAAATTTTTAGTAGAATATATTAAATCACCAAGAACTGTAGGAGCTGTAGCACCAAGCTCAGAAAGACTGGCAGTAAAAATGGTTGCTGACATGGACTTTAAAAATACAAAATGTATAGTTGAATATGGCTCTGGTACAGGAGTTTTTACCGATAAACTTGTTGAAAGAAAAAATAAAGACACATTACTAATACTGTTAGAATACAATAAAGGATTTTGCAAGCAACTAGAAGATAGATATAGTGGAAATAATAATATTATAATTATCAATGATTCTGCTGAAAATGTATATATATATTTGAAAAAGTATAACATTAAGAAGGTAGATTATGTAGTTTCAGGTTTGCCTTTTGCCAGTCTACCCAAAAGTATTTCAAATAAAATTTTAAAGAAAACTAAAACCATATTAAAAAAAGATGGATTATTTATAACATTTCAGTACACTCTTCTAAAGAAAGAATTTATTGCTAACTATTTTAAAGAAATAGAACTTAAAAGAGTTGTACTTAATGTGCCACCCGCTTATGTTTTAAAATGTAAGAATTTTTAATAGGAGTGAATTTATTTATGTCAAAGAAAATTTTAATAGTTGATGATGATGAAGAAATAAGGAAAGTTATAGGAATATATTTAGAAAATGAAGGGTATGAAATACTTAAAGCTGAAAATGGAGAGCAAGCATTAAAACTTATAGCTGAAAATGAGGTTGCCCTTGTACTTTTGGACATTATGATGCGTGGTATGAATGGTACAGAAGTTTGTATGAAGATTAGAGAAGATAGTATTATGCCAATAATTTTTTTATCTGCAAAATCAGAAGATTTAGATAAAATTCAAGGTCTAGCTTCTGGGGCTGATGACTATATTACCAAGCCTTTTAGTGCAATGGAGTTAATCGCAAGGGTTAAATCTCAGATAAGAAGGTACACTAGGTATACAACTGAGTTAAGAACACCTAAAAATATAATTGAAGTTGGTAACTTAACTATAAATACTGACACAAGACAAGTGATTGTGGGTAATAAAGACGTTAGACTTACTCCAAAAGAATTTGATATATTACATCTTCTCGCAAGTAATAAAGGAATCGTTTTTAGTATAGAAAAGATTTATGAAAGAGTATGGGGTGAAGATTTTTACAAATCTGATAATACTATAATGGTTCATATAACTAAAATAAGAGAAAAGATAGAAGAAGACCCTAAGAGACCTATATATATTAAAACAGTTTGGGGAGTTGGGTATAAGATATGAAAAAAGATGACATTACTATAAGTCTAAAATTAAAGCTTTTGATTGAGATACTATTGAGTTTTATACTAACATTAGTGTATCTATATATTTTCTCCTTTTATGTACTTGCCCCTTATTATGAAAAAAATCAAAATAATTTGAGTGTATCATTTGCTTATTATTTCACATTAGTATATTTGATATCTGCTATTGGAGTTTTTGTTTTATGCTTTTTATTAATGTCAAGCAAACATATAAAGTATATTAAGTATATAGCAAGAGAAGTAAACTTTATCGCTAGTGGAAATTTAGGAAAAACACTTGAGGTTAAAGGAAAGGATGAACTTGCCGAATTGTGCATAAACATAAACTCTATGTCAAAAGAATTAAAAGATAAATTTGAATATGAAAGAGATCTAGAAAGAACAAAGTCAGAGCTTATAACAAATGTTTCTCATGATTTAAGAACGCCTCTTACACCAATTATTGCATATTTAGATATTTTAAGAAATGAAAAATTTAGCACCAAAGAAGAAGGAAAGGAATACTTAAATTCGTCTTATAATCTTTCTATGAAGTTAAAAAAATTAATCGATGAACTTTTTGAATATACAAAGCTATCGAGTAAAGGAGTCGTTATGGAGCTTGTAGAGGTAGACATATGTCCTATTATTAGTCAAATAGTAGGAGAATATGCTCCTATGCTTGAAAGTAAAGGATTAAAAGTTATAACACAGATCTCTGAGACAGAACTACCCGTAAAGACAGATGTTGAAAAAATGGTTAGGGTTTTTGAGAATATATTAAGCAATGCAGAAAAATATAGTTCCAAACCATCAGATATAATTGTTAAGGTAGATAATAAGGAATCTAATGTTGTAATATCTATATCTAATAGAGGCGGACATATAGATCAGGATAAGTTAAATAGAATGTTTGAAAAATTTTATAGAGTTGACATTTCAAGGTCAAGTAACGTTAAGGGATCAGGACTTGGACTAGCAATTTCTAAAAAAATAGTAGACCTTCATGATGGTCAGATTTGGGCTGAACGTGATGAAGAGATAATCACAATAAACATTAAATTACCTGTTAATAGTAATAAGGTGTAATTAAAGAATATAGTTTTATGGCTCCCAATTGCCTTTTGTAGTTTTTTAGTAGTAAAATAGTTATTCAACAATTTAACTCAATAAAAAAGAAAAATAAAAGTTTAATAAAAAGGAAAGCTTATTGAAATAATTAATTAATAGTTATAGAATTACATTAGATTTTATTAAAAGCTTAGGGTAAGAAATATATTATGGAGGTATTTACTATGAAATTTTGCTGGATAACGTTACACGTTAAAAACATGGATGAATCACTAAAGTTTTATCATGAATTGCTGGGCTTAAAGATTTCAGAAAGATTTAATGCTGGAGAAGGTACAGAAATTGTTATGCTTGGAGAACAAGATAAGCCAAAAATAGAGCTAATATGCAGTGAAGATAATAAAGTTGAAGTTCAAAGTAATGGCATATCTATTGGCTTTGAAGTTGACTCACTAGATAAAGCTATAGAGTATGTAAAAGAGAATAATATTTCTATTAAGAGAGGACCTATTTCTCCAATTCCGACAACTAGATTTTTCTTTATAGATGATCCGAATGGTATAGAGATTCAACTAGTTGAACATAAGTAAAAATAATTGAAACTCTTATAACATAATACTATTTATAAAAAAGATATTACCAGAAAAATCACTGGTAATATCTTTTTTACTATTAACAATTCATTTCGTCTTCCTAAACTTAAGAGGAGTTTTTCCATAGGTTTTTTTAAACATCTTAGAAAAATTTGCGGAATAATTATATCCAACTTTATTAGCTATATCTTCAATGCTTAGATCTGTTGTAGATAATAAGTTTGCAGCAACAGTCATTTTTATATGATTAGTATACTCACCAATAGACATATGATAATGCTTTGAAAAACCTGCCTTTAATTTCTGTTCACTTAAAAACACCATCTTACTTAAAGTTTTTATATTAGGAGGATTGATATAATTCTTTTGCAAAATATCATGAGCTTTCTGTATAGCATTTATATCATAGGATGTAAGTTTGATTACTCTATTACTGCCAATATTAATATTTCCATAATCTATTTGATTAGTAAAAGCATTTTTAGGAGATTTAGTAACTTCGTTTATTAGAATAGCAATACACTCTAAAATCTTACCCTCTAGATAAATACTATTCAGAGAATTTTGATGATTTAAACTTTGCAATTGATGAATAATTTCAACAATCTCCAATGGAAGGTAAGTGTAGGTATAGTTTTTCATAAAAGTATCAAAATCTATTATATGTGGAAAGCTAGGCTTTATGATCTCCTTAAAATACCGTTCGAAAATGGTTATTTCAGTTCCATGAAAATGCTGACCTTTTTTCCAGCTTTGTTGTCCTTTTAAATCTTTCTCAATAACAAAAAATGAGGAGGGACTAAAAGAAGACACAGGATTGTTTTCAATTTTGAATTTTGTAACACCCTTATACACTACACCAAAGCGCATTAAATGTTCGGGATTATC
This window harbors:
- a CDS encoding HAMP domain-containing sensor histidine kinase, giving the protein MKKDDITISLKLKLLIEILLSFILTLVYLYIFSFYVLAPYYEKNQNNLSVSFAYYFTLVYLISAIGVFVLCFLLMSSKHIKYIKYIAREVNFIASGNLGKTLEVKGKDELAELCININSMSKELKDKFEYERDLERTKSELITNVSHDLRTPLTPIIAYLDILRNEKFSTKEEGKEYLNSSYNLSMKLKKLIDELFEYTKLSSKGVVMELVEVDICPIISQIVGEYAPMLESKGLKVITQISETELPVKTDVEKMVRVFENILSNAEKYSSKPSDIIVKVDNKESNVVISISNRGGHIDQDKLNRMFEKFYRVDISRSSNVKGSGLGLAISKKIVDLHDGQIWAERDEEIITINIKLPVNSNKV
- a CDS encoding response regulator transcription factor — its product is MSKKILIVDDDEEIRKVIGIYLENEGYEILKAENGEQALKLIAENEVALVLLDIMMRGMNGTEVCMKIREDSIMPIIFLSAKSEDLDKIQGLASGADDYITKPFSAMELIARVKSQIRRYTRYTTELRTPKNIIEVGNLTINTDTRQVIVGNKDVRLTPKEFDILHLLASNKGIVFSIEKIYERVWGEDFYKSDNTIMVHITKIREKIEEDPKRPIYIKTVWGVGYKI
- a CDS encoding class I SAM-dependent methyltransferase; translated protein: MKLIKFLVEYIKSPRTVGAVAPSSERLAVKMVADMDFKNTKCIVEYGSGTGVFTDKLVERKNKDTLLILLEYNKGFCKQLEDRYSGNNNIIIINDSAENVYIYLKKYNIKKVDYVVSGLPFASLPKSISNKILKKTKTILKKDGLFITFQYTLLKKEFIANYFKEIELKRVVLNVPPAYVLKCKNF
- a CDS encoding sensor histidine kinase, translating into MKPRDWLNVLNESRPWILLLCISDIFFIFLAWLAYPETFGLLVGIMVIFSVISVVIGMLFVWKNKQKQRKIFYDFLQEPSPEHECRLIEFIGDLHKEEVNYLANKLRIQNDQLDDAKLQSINYEEFIESWVHEIKTPISLATFVLENRKEEMSKLVYQRLEHARINISDDVEQILFYARLQASHVDYRLERVSLDLCCEDVRLELQALFEEKEVIVISQIEDVPIVSDEKTLQFIFTQILVNAVKYSNEEIESFIWLKTGFDSVENRYYLRISDNGIGVLNSDLPFIFDKGFTGDNSNRSQSTGIGLYLVKKLCDELQIEIEVESEYGKGFAIQLLFPII
- a CDS encoding VOC family protein; protein product: MKFCWITLHVKNMDESLKFYHELLGLKISERFNAGEGTEIVMLGEQDKPKIELICSEDNKVEVQSNGISIGFEVDSLDKAIEYVKENNISIKRGPISPIPTTRFFFIDDPNGIEIQLVEHK
- a CDS encoding helix-turn-helix domain-containing protein; amino-acid sequence: MYKGVTKFKIENNPVSSFSPSSFFVIEKDLKGQQSWKKGQHFHGTEITIFERYFKEIIKPSFPHIIDFDTFMKNYTYTYLPLEIVEIIHQLQSLNHQNSLNSIYLEGKILECIAILINEVTKSPKNAFTNQIDYGNINIGSNRVIKLTSYDINAIQKAHDILQKNYINPPNIKTLSKMVFLSEQKLKAGFSKHYHMSIGEYTNHIKMTVAANLLSTTDLSIEDIANKVGYNYSANFSKMFKKTYGKTPLKFRKTK
- a CDS encoding PQQ-dependent sugar dehydrogenase; protein product: MLKKIRVSLRPIAGKINMPTVLKTAILPGDSMERLFIATQVGEIFYIGNGVIRTFLDIRPRIIKLGFSGGKYDERGLIGLAFHPQFYYNGLFYLHYSVAGTQGPGALPSSEVSQDLPEPFKPNPCDPRTLDQKWINREVNYDHIDTVEEWILLSYGQPQKRRTLLNLRRPFFNHNGVNSLNFSPETGKLVLTTGDGGSGYDPFNLSQNDMEIAGKIIEIDVTKNTFINNPPVVTRFDELPVPIQETLTVIAKGVRNIPGISFQRFYNQYIKYVGFVGQDLAESIFSFVHYKPIPVTQLIQASLMKSNLDQEGFINFGWRGWEGSFPTSIIRDCSTNPTLDEKTVAYYNEAVKTSVQRLQPLTSYFHKDPRPDKFGGTALTGVQSYMGNRIPGLAGSVVFTDFARNEGSQPPIRGVLAYTRIRTDCKLSDFSVIETDYNFGSQSAFYASLGTNLDQTRLYLGVYGSMNVTDLNQGTVFEIVP